From the genome of Flammeovirgaceae bacterium:
GGTGTTCTTCTTGTTAAAGATGTCAGAGTATGGTTTTACCAATGAATATTTGGTGTCGTTGATCACGTCCGTGGCATACTGGGCGGCCAAGTCATAATCTTTCAAATAAAGGTGCAAACGGGAGAGCATGGCCCTCATGGTTGCCTTCACTACCCTGCCCCTTTGGTCGATTCCCGACCTTGTCTCGGGCAAAAGGCCCAAAGCGGTCTCCAGGTCCGTACGCGACTGGTCGTAAGTTTCGGCCAATGTGGCCCGGCTAGCATAGGAGCTTTCGTCTATCCCAACGGAGGGAGTGGTCCTTATTACCACCCCTTTTGTACCATACACCCCTGGGATACCTCCCCAAAACCTTGCCAGTTCGAAGTAGGCAATGCCCCGCAACCCATAAGCCTGCCCTTTGAAGTCATCTTTCTTGGCAGCATCCAGGCCAGGCACATTGTCCACATTGGCAATAATGGCGTTGCTAATATCCACCAACCGGTACAAGGTGGCGTACAAGTCTTCCACTTCGGAGTTGTCCGGGGTAAGGGAGTACTCATCAATATTGATGAGGGCATCCCATGTGTCTATTTGTTGAGACACGTCAGACGCAACATCCGACAACACCTGTACCCTCCAATCGTAAACGCCCTGCAGGATATTGTACATACCATTAACCGCCCCTTGTGCACTGTTTGGATTGGCAAAGGCAGCATCTGTTGAAATCTGTGACTGCGGCTCTTGGTCAAGGGTATTGCACCCAAAGGCCAGGGCTGCCAGTACTAATGAATATTTATAAATGATTTTCTTCATGATCGTTGTTTTTAAAATGTGATGTTCACACCGCCCATAAGTACCCTTGGCTGTGGCATTACCGCAAGGTCTGTTCCGCTCACAATGGCGCTGCTATCCACAGTTGATTCCGGGTCAAGCCCTGTATAGTTGGTGATGGTAAACAGGTTCTGGCTGGATACATACACGCGCAGCCTGCTCATGCCCACCTTGGAGGCAATTGATCCGGGCACGGTATAACCAAGGGAGATGTTCTTCATCCTTAGGTACGATCCATCTTCCACATGGCGTGATGGCCGGTAGCTGGTATTGTAGTTCACATGCGACATCCGTGGGATATCGGTAATATCCCCGGGCTTTTGCCAGCGGCCAAGCTGCTGCGAACTGAAGCCGGTGGTCCTTTCCCCTCCATGCTCAAAGAAATACCGGTTATAGTTCAGTATGCTGTTTCCATAGCTAAACTGAAGCAAAGCGGTGAAATCAAAATTCTTCCAGTTTAATGTATTGGTCAAACCTCCTACAAATTTAGGCTGGGCATTGCCCCCAATAAACCTATCGGTGCTGGCATCAAAAACTTCATCGTCACCGGTGTTCCAGATGACATCGCCTGTTTGGGGATCCACGCCCAATTGCTCATGTACCCAGAATGAAAAGAGTGGGTAGCCCTGCTCCACGCGCACATAATCACGGGTGAAAGTGGTAAAAGGCGCAGGTATTTTGGTGATTTTGTTACGGTTGCCCGAAATATTGAAGTTCACATCCCAACGCAAGCCGGAAGTATTCACAGGCGTGGCATTAACGGATAATTCCAGGCCTTTGTTTTCCATTTCACCATAGTTTTGGAACAGGGTGGAGTACCCTGAGGTAAGGGGTACCGGAACGGCCAACAAAAGGTCTTTGGTTTGTTTGTTGTAATAATCAAAAGAAACGGTGACCCTGTCCTGGAGAACGGTCAAGTCAAACCCAATATCCAATTGATAGGTCGTCTCCCATTTCAAATTCGGGTTTTCCAACTGGTTTGGGATAAACCCGGGGGCATCCCCATAGGCCGCAGGCGCACCTGTGTTGTTCAAAGGTGTGGAACCGCCACCGCCATTCAGGCCACCGGCCTGGCCACCCCACAGTCCCCGGGACTGGAAGTTCCTTAAACCGTTTTGATTACCAGTGGCCCCATAACTTGCCCTCAATTTGAGGTCATTAATGGCGTTAATCCCACTCATAAAGTCCTCGTCAGAAACCCTCCATCCCAATGCTACTGAGGGGAATGTGCCCCAACGGTGGTCCTTACCGAACCGTGAGGAGGCATCTGCGCGCACGTTCAATGTCAACATGTATTTCTTGTTGAGGTCATAATTTACCCTGGTAAAGAAGGAAGATATGCCCCAAGATGTTTGATCAGTCCGCGATTGCTGCACGGCAGCCGAAGAAATCTGCCTGAAGGCATCCCCTGGAAATTGCTGGCCATTGGCCCTTGTCAACGTGTTCACCGACTCCTGTAAGGTATTA
Proteins encoded in this window:
- a CDS encoding RagB/SusD family nutrient uptake outer membrane protein, producing MKKIIYKYSLVLAALAFGCNTLDQEPQSQISTDAAFANPNSAQGAVNGMYNILQGVYDWRVQVLSDVASDVSQQIDTWDALINIDEYSLTPDNSEVEDLYATLYRLVDISNAIIANVDNVPGLDAAKKDDFKGQAYGLRGIAYFELARFWGGIPGVYGTKGVVIRTTPSVGIDESSYASRATLAETYDQSRTDLETALGLLPETRSGIDQRGRVVKATMRAMLSRLHLYLKDYDLAAQYATDVINDTKYSLVKPYSDIFNKKNTNESIFEVQYNLTDRSGMRNWYYPATLGARGGTALHAAFYADISADPLDVRYKMTAARTTTSGATVYYPTKWPVANDDNNTQVIRIAEMYLIRAEARILGTTVDIPGAQSDIDAIRDRAGLGGTTAATVPDLMDEIMDQRKKEFFAEGHRWFDLIRTGRALTTLSGLTRSEGSSTYSLGDADRQVFPFPNKDVQTNKNLEQNEAYK